Proteins from one Clostridium cellulovorans 743B genomic window:
- the fsa gene encoding fructose-6-phosphate aldolase: MKIFIDTANVDEIIEANDMGVICGVTTNPSLVAKEGKDFNEVIKTIASIVDGPISGEVNSDDAEGMIVEGREIAKIHKNMVVKIPMTKEGLKAVKVLTAEGIKTNVTLVFSAAQALLAANAGATYVSPFVGRLDDIGSTGMELIEKIAYIFERQDIETEIIAASIRSSIHAIEAAEAGAHIATIPYGVLMNMAKHPLTDSGIERFKKDWADAFNK, translated from the coding sequence ATGAAAATATTTATAGATACAGCTAATGTTGATGAAATTATCGAAGCTAACGACATGGGAGTTATTTGTGGTGTAACTACAAACCCTTCATTAGTAGCAAAAGAAGGAAAAGACTTTAATGAAGTTATAAAAACTATAGCATCAATCGTTGATGGTCCTATAAGTGGAGAAGTTAACAGTGATGATGCAGAAGGTATGATTGTTGAAGGAAGAGAAATAGCTAAAATCCACAAAAACATGGTTGTTAAAATTCCAATGACTAAAGAAGGTTTAAAAGCAGTTAAAGTTTTAACAGCTGAAGGAATTAAAACTAATGTTACTTTAGTATTTAGTGCTGCTCAAGCATTGCTTGCTGCAAACGCAGGAGCAACTTATGTAAGTCCTTTCGTTGGTAGATTAGACGATATCGGAAGCACTGGTATGGAGCTTATAGAAAAAATTGCTTACATATTTGAAAGACAAGATATAGAAACAGAAATTATTGCAGCTAGCATAAGAAGTTCAATTCACGCAATTGAAGCAGCAGAAGCTGGAGCACACATTGCTACAATTCCTTATGGAGTGTTAATGAACATGGCTAAACACCCATTAACAGATTCAGGTATCGAAAGATTTAAAAAAGATTGGGCAGATGCTTTTAATAAATAA